Within the Candidatus Culexarchaeum yellowstonense genome, the region AGATTCATCCACATCATAACAGATAACCTTAAACCCCCTTGAAGCTAGGCATGATGCAGTCGTTAAACCCACATAGCCTAATCCGAAGAATGATATCCCCCTAACCATTTAATTGCCTCCTAAACCATTCTATCGTGTACTTCAATCCATCCTCTAAGCTGATTTTTGGCTCCCAGTTTAGTAGTTTTCTGGCTTTACTTATGTCTGGGCATCTCCTCCTAGGATCGTCTGGTCTAGCTTCTGTGAAGACTATTTTTGAGGATGAGCCTGTCAACCTTATTATCATCTTCGCAAGATCAATTATTTTCACTTCATTTTGGCATCCAATATTCACAACCTCACCCCTCACACCATCATTTACAAGCATCTTGATTAATGCGTTGACTGTGTCTGTTACGTATGTGAAGCTTCTCGTCTGCATTCCATCACCATGAATTGTTATAGGCTCATTCCTCAAAGCTTGCATTATGAATCTTGGGATAACCCTAGCATACCTGGATTCAGGGTCTAATCTTGGGCCATATGAATTGAATATCCTTGCAACTCTAACGTCAACGCCATACTGCATATAATAAGCCATACATAAAGCTTCACCAAACCTCTTAGACTCATCATAACAGCTCCTCAAGCCAATTGGGTTAACTCTACCCCAATACTCCTCGGGTGTGGGTATGATTTCAGCGTCACCATAAACCTCGGAGGTAGACATGTATAGCACTATTGAGCCTTTCCTTGCAGCTTCAAGGCAATTCAACAATCCAAGGCTGTTTGGAAGCATAGTGTCTACGGGCCTCCTCATGTAATCGTCTGGTGATGGTAGACTTGCACCATGAACAATGAAATCAAACCCATCCGGATGATACTCTGAGATATCGGCTTTAATGAATTTGAAGTTCCCATATCTTTTCAAGTGCATTATATTCTCAACCCTACCAGTTGATAGGTTGTCTAGGCATGATACATTGGCTCCAAGCATTATGAGTGCTTCACAGAGCCAGCTACCTAGGAATCCTGCACCCCCCGTTACAAGTATCCTCCTACCCCTAAACAAATCCCCACTAAACTGGCTTACAATTAGTTCAATGCTCATTTCCCCTCACCCAAAGAATATTCATGGGAAAGCTTTATAGCCTCCCAATAAGTTTCAGGCGTACCAATATCAAGCCTAAGCTCATCAGAATTAAGTTTAACAGCCACAACCCTACGACCACGATCTATAAGACCTTGAATTGCATCAGTAAGCTGAATCTCGCCACCAACACCAGGGCTAAGCCCCTCCAAAACATCAAAAACCTCAGACCTAAAAATATAGAATGGCATTATAGCGAGATTCGATGGAGGCACCATAGGCTTCTCAACAACCCTCAAAACATTGAAAACATCGCCAGAACCCTCCACAACAGCCACACCATAACCCCTAGGATTAGAAACCTCCTGCAAAAGCAGAACAGCTGAAACATCCTCGGAAAATGCATCAACCATCCTCCTAATAAATGAATTACCCTCAGAAATAATATACGTATCACCAGCACAAACCATGAAAGGCTCACCCCCAACGAAAAACCTAGCCACAAGAACAGCATGACCAAAACCCCTAGGCTCAGGCTGATTAATAAAAGCAATCCTAGAATCCTCAACCATACGATAAAACCTACCAAGCTCACCAGCCAAACCACTCTTACCCCTATCATTAAGCCTCCTAACAAAATCCCAATCAGGCGTAAAATGATCCTCAACACTCCTCTTACCACGACCAACAACAAAACAAAAATCCCTAAAACCAAAACAATACAACTGCTCAAACAAAGCTTGAAGAAGAGGCTTCAAAACAGCCCCCTCCACACCCCTAACAAAAATCGGCAACATCTCCTTAGGGAGCTCCTTACTCATAGGCAAAAGCCTAGTACCAAGACCAGCAGCAGTAACAACAACCTTCCTAATCAATTACATCACATTAAATGAAAATAAATTTCTTCAGAATTTAAGCCTTCTGAACAGTGTTGGCTATATTAAATTGTGTTTTACTATTTGAATGTTAGATTATTTTAATGCCTTGAAGACACTTAATACATACTACACTTATGTAGTACATTTTTATGTCTGCAAACATTTTCCATTGCATATCGCTTAATATCCTTTCAAACTTTGTGAGCAGTACTCTTTTACAGTACGTTTTAGACCCTCCTCCAAATTTACCCTTGGCTCCCAATTCAATGCTCTTCTAGCTCTTCTTATATCAGCAATGAATTTATCTACTTCCCCTTTCCTCTTCTCTTTAATTATGATTCCCAATTCTTTACCAGTTACCTTTTTAATTAAGTTGGCAAGCTCCACTATACTTACGCCCACACCTGACCCTATGTTTAGCGTTTGATTCTCATCGGAATCCATTGTAGCAATGAAAGCGTTTACAACATCATCTATATAAACAAAGTCCAATATTTTATCAGCACCATATACGATTAGGTTATTCCCTCTTAAAGCATTTTCAATGAAAATTGGAATTACTCTATCAAAATCTCTTGAGCCATAAACGTTAGCTAATCTTAAATTGACATAACTTAATCCATAACTTTTTGCATAAGCTTCTATTATCTTTTCCCCAGAAACTTTTGAAGCGCCATATGGATTTTCAGGATTCAAAGGATGAGATTCATCAACTGGTAAATACTTGGGAGTTCCATAAACTTCACGAGAAGAGGAGAAAATTAGCTTCCTATGATACTTAGAGCAAAGCCTTGCTATAATTTCCGTTCCCTCAACATTAATTTTAAAGCACAACTCTGGATTTTCAATACTCGGAATTACCCTTGATAAGGAAGCCAAATGAAAGATAACTTCCGAATTTTTAATAACTTCTTCCATTAGCTCATAGTTTCTCACATCACCCTCAACAAATTTTATTTTATCTAATACTTTTGATAAATTATTTAGAGTTCCTCTAAGCAAGTTATCAACTACAATCACACTGCAACCTTCCTCAACAAGCCTTTCTACCAAGTGACTCCCAATGAATCCTGCTCCACCTGTAACTAGTATACTGCCCATCTCAAACACTCCCACATATTCAAATAACTAAAACTACCAGTTCTCCCTATCACCTTTAAATTCTTAAAAGAATTCAATTTACTAAAAACCCTTTCAAGTTCCTTTTTATAACCAACAGTATAAACTGGATATGCATAAGCATACTTTTCTAGCCCCAAAACCTCTGGCTCTTGATTCTTCTTTACGATATTTAAATCTATAAGTTGCTCAATAACTTTATCTCCCAAGTATCTATCCCTCCAGTTAATGTCATTCTCAAAACTCGTTACTTCAACGCAAAGAGACGTGTAACCATTTGGAGAATTATACTCACTATAGTAAAGTGGTTCATAGATTCTACCAAAAATAATATCACTGTCATGAAAGTATATCCAAGAATAATTAAACATCCTATCCCCCTTTAACTTTATAAAAATACAGATATCACCCCGATAAATTAAATCATTTTCTATCCCAAGCATCCTACAAAGAACCGTTAAAGGGATCGTTGAAACTACTAATTTCCCCCTAGTTTCCATTTCAATCTCTTCCCCATTTCTCTCCACAATTACCCTACTTATCTCATCTCCATCACACTCCAACCTTACTACATTCGAATTTGTTAAAATAGAACCCCCCAAAGCCTCAACTTTCTCCTTTAATCTCCTAACAATTTCAAATATTCCTCCCCTCCTAGGATAAATTTCCTCAGAAGGCCTCTCAAAATTAGTCGTTATATGACCATAAGATTTCTCACCACCTATAACAAGATTCTTCGGAGCTATATCAGAAGAAAGATTCTTAGGATCAACACCCCACCATTTCCTACTATACTCCCCAAAAAACTCCCAATACAAAGTTTCCCCAACCTGCGAAACTATACAACTCTCAAAATTATCCAAACTCAACACCCTATTAGAATTCTCCAAATCTCTCTTCACCCTTTCCCTCACCCCCTCCGGCAATTTCTCTATATTCCCATAAGTTATCACAGGTATCACATTATCAAAAAATATTCCACCCCTAAATATACAAGGATTCGATGAAACACTATGATAGTTGCCGCAAAGGAGCTCCTTAACAAAATTCAAAATTATCCTATCCTTACTTCTAAAAATATGAGGACCAAAATCGAATAAAAAACCATTAAAATCAAAATTTTTCATTAATCCTCCTATTCTATCATTTTTTTCTAAAATAATTATAGAGTCCCCTTTCTGAACATTAGCATATGCATAACTAAGGCCTGATAGCCCAGCGCCTAGGATAATTGTAGAGAAAATATTCTTTTGCATTTGTAAATTGCTCGAACTTTTAACAGGATTTTCTTTTTTACTTTTTTAATTGATGTAAAATTTTAAATTTTCAAGTCAATGGACAGATTAAAAGGAAACAACAAAGAATAAATAAGACGGTAAATTCATTTTTAATTGAACGTCTGCATTCCTTATTTTTGAAGGTTATTCTCAACAACGTCGCGTATAAATACTACAATGTATTTATTTTTCCAAAGAATATAAGGTATTTCATATGTATCAACAATTTGTTTAATTTTATTTATAAAATCAAAATTGTGAATTATTAATACATCTACTTTTATTCCATTAAAACACGCTAAGAAACTTTTCTTCGTATGATTTGATTGTAATATGTTTGTAATAAACTGTTCGCCTCCTACAATTTTACGTGGATATAAACGAGAGATAGCTAACCATGTAAATGATCTACTTCTATCTGGAGAATAATAACCATTGTATTCCGTTGTTATAAATTGTTGATAAGTACTCTCCCAAATAAGACCTGTATATGACTTTATCCATGGTTTTTCGTTAGAAACTTTAGTTATCGCTTCTTCAAATGTAAGGGTATTCATATCATCAATCATAATTGTAGTGTTAAAAGGTAATTTTTCATCGAGATAATCCAATAAGGAAATGTAATCTTGATCGATGTTGTATCCATGATACGTATGAAAAAGTTCGCCAGAAGTGTATAATCCATAATAATTTATTAGAAGTTGCATACTAATAATTGCATAGAAGAGAATCAGTAAAAATTTTTTACAGTTGATTCTATAATTGATTTTTCCCATAAAGCTTATTTTTAAATTTATTTTTAACGAGAGGAGAAAGGCTAGTAAGGTTGGAATTAAAATAGCAAAATTAAATTGTGTATGAATTAGCATTCTTTTTCTATCATATATTAATTCTGAAAGTGTAGAGAAAGGTTCCAAAATATCGAAATAATATGCAAATTGTAATACTGTCAAAACAGAAATTAAGTGATATATTTTATAAGTATTTCTTTTTAATGAAAAAATAATTGAAATTACGCCAAGTACGAAAGGAATAACGCCATAGATATATGCTAAATTCCATCCAGACCATGCACTCCAAAGTGGAATGATAACATCATTAATAAAATTAATTTCTTCAGGTTTAATATTGAAAAATTGTATTTTGACACCAGCTTCAGGAACTAACCCGATTTTCCATAATATTGTGGATATGCTGATAAAGCACCAATAAGGTAATGTTAATGAAAAGAACAATATAATAAATCGTATTGATTCATAAACTTTTCTTTTGCAGCTCATCTTACTAAATATTTGCATTAACGTATATGGAAATAATGAGTACATTATCGCTACTGGTGGATGGATAAGCCATGATGCAGCAACTATGATTAAAAATTCATTTAAGGATTTTCTTTCATTTTTCTCAATAAAGTCATTTAAGCATACTAAAGAATATATGCCAAATAATTCAGCAATGCCATTCGCTAAAGTCATTTTTCTAAACCATATCCATATTCTAGCTGCCCCTAATAAAATAAATGTGGAAAATGCAACAATTCTATTCTTAAAAATGTTTAATGTCAGAATGTAAACACATAATACCGTAACTACTGTTAATAAAGGGCCTGTTATCCGAACTATCAAGAATGAATAAGTAGGCTCTAACATGGATAATGAAGAAATGAAATATTCTAACCCAAGCGGATAAGACATAGCATATCCTAAAGAAGCCTCGTTTATTTCATTGACAAAGGTACCCATAGAAATTATATACCTAACTTTTAAATGATTAAATATGGGATCCGACGGATAAATACCATTATCAAAAATTAGGAAAGCAATAAAAGGAAAAGTAGCTATAAAAAGACCACTTGCAATAATCAGTAAATTTATGCACTTTTTAGTTAAATTACTTAGACTTATGCTTTTAAAAAACAATTTATTTGAAAAGTTAGGAAAACTCTTTTTCTTATATACTATTATTAACCCTATGAGTATTACCATAAAATTTGAAAAAAAGAGTTCTACAAATCCTATTTTTACAAAAATGTCTAAAAGGTAGCTTATTATGATATTGATGTAGATGCCAATACAAAGGGAAGAAATAAATCTTCTTAATGGAAGTAGATCAACATTTACTATTAATGAAAAAATATAACCCGGACCAAAAATCAAAAATGTTGACCACATTAGCAAAACAATGATGTTAATCATAACTATATTCATTAACTCTTCTTCTTATTTAGATACACGCCTGATGTAACCTACTGACAAATACGGAGGCTTTAGTAACCTAAAAATGTTTAAACTTTTCTCAGAATATAAACTATATAAATTCCTAATATACTTTCTCTTCTGTATCAAATATCCTATATTAGTAAGAATGTCTTTTGATGCAAATAAAGATTTAAGTAAACACCGTGCTGAAATTACGTCATTGAAAATAAACATACGAATCATTGATACAGTTATGAACGTAATAATGTAAAATAAAACCGATTTGATCAAAAGAAATAATGGAAAATGACAAATTATTGTTGCTATTCTGTTTCTGAATTCATAATAGAAATATTTGTCAGGTGTTCTTTTAGCTGGTCCTTTATGTTTAACTAAGGATCTTGTAGCAATAACATTTTTTAAACCAATGGCATTAAGCTTGAATCCAAAATCTACTTCATCATAAGCGATATGATACCAAGGATCCAAAATTATAGGAGTACCAAGAACATTACGTTTAAAAATTACGAAAAATATTATCGGAAAAGGGACTTCTATGTATTGTTCTTGTATTTTATCTACTAGTATAGGCTTTCTTTGAAAATTTAACATAATATCAGCTTCATGTAAATATCCTATTCTGGAATCCCTCCATTCTATCCATAGAGCTTGTACACTACCTATTTTTTCATCGTTCTCAATAACTTTTAAAGCTTCAATTATAGCATTTTCATGAATTATTATGTCATCATCAATTTTAAGTATGTACTTTCCTCTAGCTATACTAGTACCAAGATTTACTGCATAGGAGTGATTATTAATCTTATTATGAATTACTTTAATCAAAAAATCCTTACTATAAGTCTGCTTAAATTGATCAAGAAAAACTGGTGTTTCGTCAGAAGATGCGTTATCAATTATTATTATTTCGGTAGAACGTTGAAGTTTATATAGGGCCCTTATTAAACTATATAAAGTCTTTTTTAAGAGTTCTGCATTATTATGAGTAACTAAAATAACGCTAAGATAAGTCATTGGCTGTTCATCTGCTATTTCCTGTTTTCATTTTTAGTTTTTAATTTACATAAACTTTACTGCTAATTTATAAGTTGGTTATATAGTATTAATAACTTTTTCTTCATAAAATCCCAGCTGTATTTTTGTTCATATGCTCGTCGTCCATTTCTTCCAAGTTCTTCCCTAAGCAGAGGATTGTCTCTTAATTGAATAATTGCTCTTCGTACATCTTCATCATTATATTTTACTACCAGACCACATTTCTCTTTTCGTACAATGTTAGCCATAGCCGTTTCATCACTTACTATTATTGGCTTTGCGCACATCATAGCCTCAAATAATTTATTAGGTGAAGCATATATATTGTTGGGAACTTGCGGGTCGTATAATGCAACTATACAATCACTTGAAAAAGTTAATCTTAATACAGTATCATAGGGAATTCTACCTATATATTGAACATTATGCTTCCCTCTGAGTATACTAGGAAGCTTTTTTCCTAGTTCACCAAAGCCAGCAATTACAAGTTTAACATCGTTTAAGTCTTGAATGGCTTTAATTAAAATATCTAGTCCACGATCCCTTGCAAGTATGCCTGCATAAAAAATAGTAAATTTTGTGTTAGAAGAGGTCAAATAAGTGTTCGTTTTCAATTCATTATAAATGTCAATAGGAGAATTATATATTATCCAGGCTTTAGAACCTACTTGTTTTATCCTTGTTTCATCCGCTATAATAAGGGCATCTGCATTTTTCATCAATGTTTTTTCCAACCATGATATTATCTTCCTTAATAGCATCATGTTATGTGGAATGAATGCATCAGCATAAAAATCTGCAATATCATAAACTATCTTGAATCGTTTTATACGACGTGCCAACCACACAGGAAGCATATTGTCTAGATTCTGTGGCTGAATAATAGTAAACTTTTTCATAGTGATGAACAGAAAAATATAAAGTTGCCAAATTGGTAACTTAAAAATAAGTCTTAAACCGTACGGTGCTCTTAATCGCATACGTTGAACACAAATATTCTTGGCATAATCAATAGTTGGCAAGATAGAGTCCCTATCCCATTCCAATATTGTTACCTTAAATCCATTACTTGCTAAAGTTGAAGCCATTTTCCAAACTCGAGGACACTGAGCATAGCTAGCTATAAAAAGAACACGTTTATTATTTGGCAAATAGTTCTTCATATATTGATTCATACTTTTTCACTATTGTTTTCCATGAAAAATTATCCATCACATGTTTTTTTGCATTTTCACCCATTTCTTTAGCTAGGTTCTGGTTCAATATGAGATGTTTAGCATACTCTACATACTGATTATAATCTTCTCCATTCACTAAAAAGCCTGTTTTACCATTAATAACTATATATGGTATTCCATGAATATTTGTTGCAATAATCGGGAGCCCAAATGCTGCTGCTTCTAAAAGTACGGTAGGCAACCCCTCAGAAATTGAAGGTAGTATGAATATGTCAGCAATATGATAGCATTCAAATTTTTCTTTTGATGAAACATAACCTGTGAACTTGATGTAGCGATTTATGGGGCGAGCCATATTCTCTAATTTAATGCGCTGTGGACCATCCCCCACAATCAAACCTTTGACCTTCATATTCTTTTCAAGTAATTTCTTAATTACTCTAATGATTATCTCAACACGTTTTACTTTAACTAGACGTCCTACATAGAGAATTACTTTTTCTTTTTCATCAATTCCATACTTCCCCCTAATTTTTTCAGCGTCGAAATGTTTCTGTATATCAAAAATTTTTTCAACATCTATTCCATTAGGTATTATTTCTATTTTTTCCCTAGGTAATCCCAGTTTCTCTGCTTGTTCAGCGAGTTTAGGATATAATAGTATAATTTTGTCATAATTCTTAAGGATTTTTCTTCCTAAAGTGTAAGTATAAGCACTAGATATAAGATCTATTAATAACGATCCAAAAGAATAATTCCCAACGTTCATAAGACCTAATATTGCATCATTCACAATTACCGTTGAGATGTTACCGTATTTTTGCTTAATATATATGGGAAGAATAGATGTTAAGTACTCATAATCACAAACATGAATTAAATCAACTTTATTGAGTTGTACCATGTCATACGCTTCTTTTATCCATTTCTTAAAAATTGGTATAGTAATTGTTAAATCAGAAAAACGCATAAAGAAGGATGGAACCTGTTTTACGAATATATTTTCACGTAAATAAAAGTTGCTACACTTTTTGATTTTATCTGAGGGTTGTAAAATTGTTATGTTATACTTCTTAGGAAGATTTTCAGCTAATCCATATATTTCTGGTCTTCGACTTTTAGATGGATTAATGAAACATAGGTTCATTTCTCATGTTCCCTTGGTGTTTTTAAGAGTTCTCCCGTTATACTACGTTTTCCTTTTAAAACATCTATGAATAAACTTAAGGATGTCCATAAAGCTCCAATAGTTGGAGCTAGGTCGTTGGTGGATATAATGTCATCTGCAACTGAAAATGATGTTATGAAATCTTTTATGGGAGAAAAACTTCTATGCGTATTAATAATAGATGAGTAAAGCCACAAAATATCTCCTGGTAATAACCATCTTTGTTTCACACCTAATTTATAACTTGGAAGTTTAAAGTTTTCTTTTTCAATTAAGCATTTATACAATAGATATGGGAAATCTACTCCTGCACTTATTGCTAATGGTAAAGATCCCCAGAATCTACCGTTAATTTCCATGAGGTTTACGTTTCCATTTTTCTCGTTCAACTTGAATTCTACCATCGCAACTCCTTGCCATCTCATTTCCTTTAGTAGCTTTATTGAATGTTCTGCTAGCCTTTTATTCCATACGCTGGCTCTTAATGTACTGGCTCCACCAGTAACTGGATATTCATGCAATCTTTTATGCATGAATAACGCGACCAAACTAGAGGTATTATCCATTAACATTTCCACACCATATCCCGCTCCCTGCACGTATTCTTGTACTAGAAAAAAGTCAGGAGGCACAATACCCTTAAGTTTATTCATTAAACTTTCATATTTAGATAGAAGGTCCTCCTTGTTATATGCATAGTTAACTGACGTGACTTTCGTTATAACTGCTTTTCCATTACTCCAGAAGACTTTCATCCTAGGTTTAATAACTACTGGATAGTTAAGTTCGTCAGCTATTTCTCTCAAAGTTTTTATATCATCTATTAGAAAGGTTTTAGGATGTGGCACCCCACATTTCTTTGCAATGCTAATTGTTTGGAATTTATCGTAAGCTCTCATCGCAACTTCATAGGGGGGTGCTGCCACCTTAACATATTGTTCGAATTCCTCTTTTTTTTCGAGAATTGGTATCATGGTGAAGTCGGTTATTGGTATTAGTAAGTCTAATTTTGTGTTTTTCACCAAGCGTAGTAATGATTTAACGAATTTCTCTTTATCTTCTGTCGGTGAAGGGTAGATCACTTTTTGAGTGCAATATTTTGATAGGAATCCAGCATTAAATCTTGTGGTATCGGCAGCCAATACCTTTATGCCTCTTCTACCTAGAGACCTAATGACTGCCAATGCAGTTCTTTCAGATGCATCGGTAACTAAAACAAAGCCCATTACTTCAGAGCATCCTTAATGTATGTGGAGAAATTTGTGAATTTGAATTCGCTCAGCAAAGACGCTAGTTTTTGCTTTGCTTTATTCAAGTTATGGTAAACTTGAAATCTTCCTAAAATTCCTGCATTAATTTTAGGAGTTTTCTCGTCGAGTTCCCAGTTATGTATGTAAATGACTGCTGGAAATCCTTTATTATTAATCTTCTTAATCCCCCTTTTTATTAGACCCAGGTTCCATAAACGTAACCAAAATCCCCCAGCTATAGGAACTTTAATAAGTCTAAATAGCTTGTATACTGCTAAGGGAAACTCTATTATTGGACATGTTTCATCTTCTTTTATTATATTTGTTAAAGATGGATGATATGGATGCATTGGAGCCTTATATGTACCATACAATGGTGTCCACGTTGGGAATATGCTTGAGTCATATTTGAAGCCTTCATCATACAATATTTTTAGAGCCCACATCGTCTCATTATTTAAAGAGAATGATGGCGCTCGGAAACCTATGGTATGAGGGTGAAGTTTCTTAAAAGCTCTAACTTCCTTTCTGAATTGCTCAGGCGTTAATCTCCATAACGGTTCATGTATCCATCCATGGAAAGATACTTCATGTCCTTTCTCTAATATCATGTTGATTACCTCTGGGAATTTCTCAGCAATTTCTCCAACTATGAAAAACGTTGCCTTTATGTTATATTCTTCCAAGATCTCTAATATGAGCGGGATATTACTTGGGGTCCTGTAATATAAACTATGTCCGCGTTGCCGTACATATTCGCCATGGAATACTTCCTCAACATCTATTGATAGTATATTTTCTACCAATGCTTAATCTGTTCTTTTCATATTCTAACCTGTCTTTTTCCTAACCAGTAACTCATAGAATACTACCTGTAAGTTTCTTTCAAAATACATTTTTGATGATTAAAATCATAGTTTCGGTTTCTTTCTTCAGTCATTTGTGTTTAATTTCATTTATAATGTTTATTATTCTATTGGAGGCTTTGCCATCGCCAAATGGGTTCTCCCAATCCCTCTTCGCATTAATCATTATTTTTGCTTTCTCAAGTATCTTCTTTGGCTCTGTTCCTGCAAGTACATTTGCACCAACCTCCAAGGTTTCAGGTCTCTCAGTATTATATCTTAATGTTATGCATGGAACTCTTAGTATGCATGCTTCCTCTTGTACGCCTCCTGAATCTGTGAATATCATTTTAGCTTTACTTTCAAGTTTCAGGAAACTCAGGTAATCTAGTGGTTCTATTAGATTTAACCCCTCCACGTCGATGCCATACTCTTTAATCCTCTTCAATGTTCTCGGATGAATTGGGTATATTATTGGCATGTTGAAGTATTCCCTTACCAATTTTAAACCTTCAATTATATTTCTAAGCCTCATGGGATTATCCGTATTCTCCTGCCTATGGACTGTTACGAGGAAGTAGTCATCGTCTGCGAATGGAACGTTCACAGTTTCAGCTAGTTTTAGGTTTTGGTATACTGCATCCACAATTGTGTTTCCAGTCACATGTATCTTTTCCTCTGGGATTCCTTCTCTAAG harbors:
- a CDS encoding polysaccharide deacetylase family protein, whose protein sequence is MVENILSIDVEEVFHGEYVRQRGHSLYYRTPSNIPLILEILEEYNIKATFFIVGEIAEKFPEVINMILEKGHEVSFHGWIHEPLWRLTPEQFRKEVRAFKKLHPHTIGFRAPSFSLNNETMWALKILYDEGFKYDSSIFPTWTPLYGTYKAPMHPYHPSLTNIIKEDETCPIIEFPLAVYKLFRLIKVPIAGGFWLRLWNLGLIKRGIKKINNKGFPAVIYIHNWELDEKTPKINAGILGRFQVYHNLNKAKQKLASLLSEFKFTNFSTYIKDALK
- the wecB gene encoding UDP-N-acetylglucosamine 2-epimerase (non-hydrolyzing), which gives rise to MKVAIVLGTRPEIIKMSPIIRELEEKNMEFFILHTGQHYSYNLDQVFFEQLKLPQPKYNLRVGSGTHAEETGKMMIGIEKVLFDEKPDIVLVEGDTNTVLAGALASVKVGVTLGHVEAGLRSFDRSMPEEINRIVADHVSDLLFAPTEIAKRNLLREGIPEEKIHVTGNTIVDAVYQNLKLAETVNVPFADDDYFLVTVHRQENTDNPMRLRNIIEGLKLVREYFNMPIIYPIHPRTLKRIKEYGIDVEGLNLIEPLDYLSFLKLESKAKMIFTDSGGVQEEACILRVPCITLRYNTERPETLEVGANVLAGTEPKKILEKAKIMINAKRDWENPFGDGKASNRIINIINEIKHK